In Xiphias gladius isolate SHS-SW01 ecotype Sanya breed wild chromosome 6, ASM1685928v1, whole genome shotgun sequence, a single genomic region encodes these proteins:
- the efcab7 gene encoding EF-hand calcium-binding domain-containing protein 7 isoform X1 gives MSFQESTRPSDEEEAFYMQGRAAYLAVFRSSLTNIASKQQLCRVLQQAGRNPSHATLDKYWTPRTSKLNFDDFCEILKCEKKTEETELMRAFKKMDVNGYGFITHNELEKVLTTRGEKMTTEEVNTIFSLADINKDGKLDYAEFCRLLVSTVEQCQMAALERLEADAKLKRQNFGSQSCSPPKSSVSSASSAATQVAAAHPQPPETSDVTPRKDSRSSSRPSSARSRRSSLSNSVAMTSSIAKASKIAEPPGLQEWHHTYMKGCLFLEDDGSISSLQYQLHLPQKTNVYLTIQPLSLSHGPDKCSSWMTVDTALFVMSAGETKEDSTLVHFTESKDKEKYVWKGELNAGTYYLLPFTSGCRLKKRSKKSLSNKPVELVYRTDTGELDLTRELREALSDIFEIIDLDGNGLLSLEEYNFFELRTSGERCDKDSWAVCKENFDMRKNQLTRQGFMELNLMEATEKDGDPADLWVTLEAMGYNRMLELVEACPFQIDVHCEGSQLSIQPLTMDSGPKLLNQALQKSITARTGAKALRGQDNVFIYTYRGEHRISSLIANKTNQKVTVHVNNEQSRNCSNSRGMSVFAVEVPARTKMVCQHVLPINDKQDWTYNCVETILTCT, from the exons ATGTCTTTTCAAGAGTCAACTCGACCTTCCGATGAAGAGGAGGCTTTCTACATGCAGGGCAGAGCCGCGTACCTTGCTGTGTTCAGATCTAGTTTGACAAATATCGCTTCGAAACAGCAGCTGTGTCGTG TTCTCCAGCAAGCGGGAAGAAATCCATCCCATGCCACTCTCGATAAATACTGGACCCCAAGAACATCTAAACTGAACTTTGATGACTTCTGTGAGATTCTCAAGTGCGAGAAGAAAACCGAGGAAACCGAGCTCATGAGAGCTTTCAAAAAGATGGATGTTAATGGTTATGGCTTCATCACACACAATGAACTGGAGAAGGTCCTTACTACT agaggagaaaaaatgacCACTGAAGAGGTGAATACCATTTTCTCATTAGCTGACATCAACAAGGACGGCAAACTGGACTACGCAGAA TTCTGCAGATTGCTTGTGTCTACAGTAGAACAGTGTCAGATGGCTGCTTTGGAGAGACTCGAGGCCGATGCCAAGCTGAAGAGACAGAACTTTGGCAGCCAGTCATGCAGCCCTCCAAAGAGCTCCGTGTCGTCAGCCTCATCAGCAGCAACACAAGTGGCAGCAGCTCACCCTCAGCCTCCAGAAACATCAGACGTGACACCCAGGAAAG acagCCGATCGTCCTCTCGCCCTTCCTCCGCTCGCAGCAGACGGTCGTCTCTGTCGAACTCGGTCGCTATGACATCGAGCATCGCTAAGGCCAGCAAAATAGCAGAGCCTCCAGGCTTACAG GAGTGGCATCACACTTACATGAAAGGATGTCTCTTCTTGGAGGATGATGGGAGTATCAGCTCTCTGCAGTACCAGCTCCATCTCCCCCAGAAAACCAACGTCTACCTAACCATCCAACCACTCAGTCTCAGCCACGGACCCG ACAAGTGTTCATCCTGGATGACAGTGGATACGGCTCTTTTTGTCATGTCAGCTGGTGAAACCAAAGAAGACTCAACTTTAGTGCATTTCACCGAGTCAAAAGACAAAGag AAGTATGTGTGGAAAGGAGAACTGAATGCTGGGACCTACTACTTACTTCCCTTCACCAGTGGCTGCAGACtaaagaaaaggagcaaaaagaGCCTTTCTAATAAACCCGTGGAGCTTGTCTACAGGACTGACACTGGAGAACTAGACCTCACCAGGGAgctcag GGAGGCGCTGTCTGACATCTTTGAGATTATAGACCTGGATGGAAATGGTTTGCTTAGTCTGGAGGAATACAATTTCTTTGAGCTGAGGACAAGTGGAGAGAGGTGTGACAAGGATTCCTGGGCTGTCTGCAAAG AAAACTTTGACATGAGAAAGAACCAGCTGACACGGCAGGGCTTCATGGAGCTGAACCTGATGGAGGCcacagagaaagatggagacCCTGCAGACCTGTGGGTCACCCTGGAAGCCATGGGCTACAACCGCATGCTGGAGCTAGTAGAG GCTTGTCCGTTCCAGATAGATGTACACTGTGAAGGCTCTCAGCTGTCTATCCAGCCACTCACGATGGACTCAGGGCCCAAGCTTCTGAACCAGGCCCTCCAGAAGTCCATCACAGCCAGGACAGGGGCCAAAGCACTGAGAGGACAagacaatgtcttcatctacaCCTACCGAGGAGAGCACAGGATCTCCTCCCTCATAGCCAACAAG ACCAACCAGAAAGTGACTGTGCATGTCAACAATGAGCAGAGCAGGaactgcagcaacagcagaggcatgagtgtgtttgctgtaGAGGTGCCAGCCCGGACCAAGATG GTGTGCCAACATGTGCTGCCCATCAATGACAAACAGGACTGGACCTACAACTGTGTGGAGACCATACTAACCTGCACGTAA
- the efcab7 gene encoding EF-hand calcium-binding domain-containing protein 7 isoform X2 codes for MRAFKKMDVNGYGFITHNELEKVLTTRGEKMTTEEVNTIFSLADINKDGKLDYAEFCRLLVSTVEQCQMAALERLEADAKLKRQNFGSQSCSPPKSSVSSASSAATQVAAAHPQPPETSDVTPRKDSRSSSRPSSARSRRSSLSNSVAMTSSIAKASKIAEPPGLQEWHHTYMKGCLFLEDDGSISSLQYQLHLPQKTNVYLTIQPLSLSHGPDKCSSWMTVDTALFVMSAGETKEDSTLVHFTESKDKEKYVWKGELNAGTYYLLPFTSGCRLKKRSKKSLSNKPVELVYRTDTGELDLTRELREALSDIFEIIDLDGNGLLSLEEYNFFELRTSGERCDKDSWAVCKENFDMRKNQLTRQGFMELNLMEATEKDGDPADLWVTLEAMGYNRMLELVEACPFQIDVHCEGSQLSIQPLTMDSGPKLLNQALQKSITARTGAKALRGQDNVFIYTYRGEHRISSLIANKTNQKVTVHVNNEQSRNCSNSRGMSVFAVEVPARTKMVCQHVLPINDKQDWTYNCVETILTCT; via the exons ATGAGAGCTTTCAAAAAGATGGATGTTAATGGTTATGGCTTCATCACACACAATGAACTGGAGAAGGTCCTTACTACT agaggagaaaaaatgacCACTGAAGAGGTGAATACCATTTTCTCATTAGCTGACATCAACAAGGACGGCAAACTGGACTACGCAGAA TTCTGCAGATTGCTTGTGTCTACAGTAGAACAGTGTCAGATGGCTGCTTTGGAGAGACTCGAGGCCGATGCCAAGCTGAAGAGACAGAACTTTGGCAGCCAGTCATGCAGCCCTCCAAAGAGCTCCGTGTCGTCAGCCTCATCAGCAGCAACACAAGTGGCAGCAGCTCACCCTCAGCCTCCAGAAACATCAGACGTGACACCCAGGAAAG acagCCGATCGTCCTCTCGCCCTTCCTCCGCTCGCAGCAGACGGTCGTCTCTGTCGAACTCGGTCGCTATGACATCGAGCATCGCTAAGGCCAGCAAAATAGCAGAGCCTCCAGGCTTACAG GAGTGGCATCACACTTACATGAAAGGATGTCTCTTCTTGGAGGATGATGGGAGTATCAGCTCTCTGCAGTACCAGCTCCATCTCCCCCAGAAAACCAACGTCTACCTAACCATCCAACCACTCAGTCTCAGCCACGGACCCG ACAAGTGTTCATCCTGGATGACAGTGGATACGGCTCTTTTTGTCATGTCAGCTGGTGAAACCAAAGAAGACTCAACTTTAGTGCATTTCACCGAGTCAAAAGACAAAGag AAGTATGTGTGGAAAGGAGAACTGAATGCTGGGACCTACTACTTACTTCCCTTCACCAGTGGCTGCAGACtaaagaaaaggagcaaaaagaGCCTTTCTAATAAACCCGTGGAGCTTGTCTACAGGACTGACACTGGAGAACTAGACCTCACCAGGGAgctcag GGAGGCGCTGTCTGACATCTTTGAGATTATAGACCTGGATGGAAATGGTTTGCTTAGTCTGGAGGAATACAATTTCTTTGAGCTGAGGACAAGTGGAGAGAGGTGTGACAAGGATTCCTGGGCTGTCTGCAAAG AAAACTTTGACATGAGAAAGAACCAGCTGACACGGCAGGGCTTCATGGAGCTGAACCTGATGGAGGCcacagagaaagatggagacCCTGCAGACCTGTGGGTCACCCTGGAAGCCATGGGCTACAACCGCATGCTGGAGCTAGTAGAG GCTTGTCCGTTCCAGATAGATGTACACTGTGAAGGCTCTCAGCTGTCTATCCAGCCACTCACGATGGACTCAGGGCCCAAGCTTCTGAACCAGGCCCTCCAGAAGTCCATCACAGCCAGGACAGGGGCCAAAGCACTGAGAGGACAagacaatgtcttcatctacaCCTACCGAGGAGAGCACAGGATCTCCTCCCTCATAGCCAACAAG ACCAACCAGAAAGTGACTGTGCATGTCAACAATGAGCAGAGCAGGaactgcagcaacagcagaggcatgagtgtgtttgctgtaGAGGTGCCAGCCCGGACCAAGATG GTGTGCCAACATGTGCTGCCCATCAATGACAAACAGGACTGGACCTACAACTGTGTGGAGACCATACTAACCTGCACGTAA
- the efcab7 gene encoding EF-hand calcium-binding domain-containing protein 7 isoform X3 — protein sequence MTTEEVNTIFSLADINKDGKLDYAEFCRLLVSTVEQCQMAALERLEADAKLKRQNFGSQSCSPPKSSVSSASSAATQVAAAHPQPPETSDVTPRKDSRSSSRPSSARSRRSSLSNSVAMTSSIAKASKIAEPPGLQEWHHTYMKGCLFLEDDGSISSLQYQLHLPQKTNVYLTIQPLSLSHGPDKCSSWMTVDTALFVMSAGETKEDSTLVHFTESKDKEKYVWKGELNAGTYYLLPFTSGCRLKKRSKKSLSNKPVELVYRTDTGELDLTRELREALSDIFEIIDLDGNGLLSLEEYNFFELRTSGERCDKDSWAVCKENFDMRKNQLTRQGFMELNLMEATEKDGDPADLWVTLEAMGYNRMLELVEACPFQIDVHCEGSQLSIQPLTMDSGPKLLNQALQKSITARTGAKALRGQDNVFIYTYRGEHRISSLIANKTNQKVTVHVNNEQSRNCSNSRGMSVFAVEVPARTKMVCQHVLPINDKQDWTYNCVETILTCT from the exons atgacCACTGAAGAGGTGAATACCATTTTCTCATTAGCTGACATCAACAAGGACGGCAAACTGGACTACGCAGAA TTCTGCAGATTGCTTGTGTCTACAGTAGAACAGTGTCAGATGGCTGCTTTGGAGAGACTCGAGGCCGATGCCAAGCTGAAGAGACAGAACTTTGGCAGCCAGTCATGCAGCCCTCCAAAGAGCTCCGTGTCGTCAGCCTCATCAGCAGCAACACAAGTGGCAGCAGCTCACCCTCAGCCTCCAGAAACATCAGACGTGACACCCAGGAAAG acagCCGATCGTCCTCTCGCCCTTCCTCCGCTCGCAGCAGACGGTCGTCTCTGTCGAACTCGGTCGCTATGACATCGAGCATCGCTAAGGCCAGCAAAATAGCAGAGCCTCCAGGCTTACAG GAGTGGCATCACACTTACATGAAAGGATGTCTCTTCTTGGAGGATGATGGGAGTATCAGCTCTCTGCAGTACCAGCTCCATCTCCCCCAGAAAACCAACGTCTACCTAACCATCCAACCACTCAGTCTCAGCCACGGACCCG ACAAGTGTTCATCCTGGATGACAGTGGATACGGCTCTTTTTGTCATGTCAGCTGGTGAAACCAAAGAAGACTCAACTTTAGTGCATTTCACCGAGTCAAAAGACAAAGag AAGTATGTGTGGAAAGGAGAACTGAATGCTGGGACCTACTACTTACTTCCCTTCACCAGTGGCTGCAGACtaaagaaaaggagcaaaaagaGCCTTTCTAATAAACCCGTGGAGCTTGTCTACAGGACTGACACTGGAGAACTAGACCTCACCAGGGAgctcag GGAGGCGCTGTCTGACATCTTTGAGATTATAGACCTGGATGGAAATGGTTTGCTTAGTCTGGAGGAATACAATTTCTTTGAGCTGAGGACAAGTGGAGAGAGGTGTGACAAGGATTCCTGGGCTGTCTGCAAAG AAAACTTTGACATGAGAAAGAACCAGCTGACACGGCAGGGCTTCATGGAGCTGAACCTGATGGAGGCcacagagaaagatggagacCCTGCAGACCTGTGGGTCACCCTGGAAGCCATGGGCTACAACCGCATGCTGGAGCTAGTAGAG GCTTGTCCGTTCCAGATAGATGTACACTGTGAAGGCTCTCAGCTGTCTATCCAGCCACTCACGATGGACTCAGGGCCCAAGCTTCTGAACCAGGCCCTCCAGAAGTCCATCACAGCCAGGACAGGGGCCAAAGCACTGAGAGGACAagacaatgtcttcatctacaCCTACCGAGGAGAGCACAGGATCTCCTCCCTCATAGCCAACAAG ACCAACCAGAAAGTGACTGTGCATGTCAACAATGAGCAGAGCAGGaactgcagcaacagcagaggcatgagtgtgtttgctgtaGAGGTGCCAGCCCGGACCAAGATG GTGTGCCAACATGTGCTGCCCATCAATGACAAACAGGACTGGACCTACAACTGTGTGGAGACCATACTAACCTGCACGTAA
- the pgm1 gene encoding phosphoglucomutase-1, which produces MVKVTTVKTKPYTDQKPGTSGLRKRVTVFQQNQHYAENFIQSIISVIEPAERQAATLVVGGDGRFFMKDAIQLIVQIAAANGINHLVIGQNGIMSTPAVSCVIRKTKAVGGIILTASHNPGGPNGDFGIKYNISSGGPAPEGITNKIFETSKGLHEYHICPEMKVDLSKIGKQTFEVETFKPFTVEIVDSVEAYAEMLRGIFDFAALKELLSGAHHINVRLDAMHGVVGPYVKKIVCEELGSPANSAVNCVPKEDFGGHHPDPNLTYAADLVNTMKGGEYDFGAAFDGDGDRNMVLGKHGFFVNPSDSVAVIAANITSIPYFQKTGVKGLARSMPTSGALDNVAKTLKMQLYETPTGWKFFGNLMDAGKLSLCGEESFGTGSDHIREKDGLWAVLAWLSILATRKQSVEEIMKDHWQKFGRNFFTRYDYEEVDSDAANKMIKDLETAMFDPSFIGKKLSSGDKTYEVAVADNFAYTDPVDGSVSKNQGLRIIFSDGSRIIFRLSGTGSAGATVRLYIDSYEKDSHKIYQDPQVMLAPLVDIALKVSKLQERTGRTGPTVIT; this is translated from the exons ATGGTGAAAGTAACGACAGTGAAGACCAAGCCGTACACGGACCAGAAGCCCGGGACGAGCGGTCTGAGGAAGAGGGTGACTGTGTTTCAGCAGAACCAGCACTATGCGGAAAACTTCATCCAGAGCATTATCTCCGTCATCGAGCCCGCTGAGCGCCAGGCGGCCACTCTGGTGGTGGGAGGAGACGGGAGGTTTTTCATGAAGGACGCGATTCAGTTGATCGTTCAGATTGCAGCCGCCAACGGG ATTAATCATCTGGTGATTGGTCAGAATGGCATCATGTCCACCCCGGCAGTCTCCTGTGTGATCCGCAAGACAAAGGCAGTTGGTGGCATCATCCTCACAGCCAGCCACAACCCAGGGGGCCCCAATGGAGATTTTGGAATCAAGTACAACATCTCCAGCGGAG GACCTGCTCCAGAGGGCATCACGAACAAAATATTTGAGACCAGCAAAGGCCTGCATGAGTACCACATCTGCCCTGAGATGAAAGTAGATCTGTCTAAGATTGGCAAGCAGACCTTTGAAGTGGAGACTTTCAAGCCTTTCACAG TGGAGATCGTGGACTCTGTGGAGGCCTATGCCGAGATGCTGCGGGGCATCTTTGACTTTGCCGCACTGAAAGAGCTTCTCTCTGGAGCCCATCACATTAATGTCCGCCTGGATGCTATGCATGGAG TGGTTGGTCCGTACGTGAAGAAGATAGTCTGTGAAGAGCTGGGTTCCCCTGCCAACTCAGCCGTCAATTGTGTCCCCAAGGAAGACTTTGGGGGCCACCACCCTGACCCCAACCTGACCTACGCTGCTGACCTGGTCAACACCATGAAAGGAGGAGAATATGACTTTGGTGCCGCCTTTGATGGTGATGGT GACCGTAACATGGTGCTGGGTAAACACGGCTTCTTTGTGAACCCTTCAGACTCAGTGGCTGTCATCGCTGCCAACATTACCAGCATCCCTTACTTCCAGAAGACTGGTGTCAAAGGACTGGCCCGCAGTATGCCCACCAGTGGCGCCCTGGACAA TGTGGCTAAGACTCTTAAGATGCAGCTGTACGAGACTCCAACTGGCTGGAAGTTCTTTGGGAACCTGATGGATGCTGGCAAACTCTCGCTGTGTGGAGAGGAGAGCTTCGGCACTG GCTCAGATCATATCCGTGAGAAGGACGGCCTGTGGGCAGTGCTTGCATGGTTGTCAATCTTAGCCACCAGGAAACAGAGCGTGGAAGAGATCATGAAGGATCACTGGCAGAAGTTTGGCAGGAACTTCTTCACCAG GTACGACTATGAGGAGGTCGACTCAGATGCTGCCAACAAGATGATCAAGGATCTGGAGACAGCAATGTTCGACCCATCCTTCATAGGAAAGAAGTTGTCGTCAGGCGATAAGACTTATGAGGTGGCTGTCGCTGACAACTTTGCCTACACGGACCCTGTTGATGGAAGTGTGTCCAAAAACCAG gGCCTCAGGATCATCTTCTCTGACGGTTCTAGGATTATTTTCCGGCTCAGTGGTACAGGCAGTGCTGGAGCAACCGTCAGGCTCTACATAGACAGCTATGAGAAGGACTCCCATAAGATATACCAGGACCCACAG